tctaaaaagtttggttgaaatcggttcaaagttaaatatagctcttaaatatatgtttgtcggattttggataatttgcaataatattgtcatttgtcaaccgtagtttttacagtttaaacatatttgctcgaaatttgatacggattgtttaaaaacccatctgaaaacgtcCGCCAAGGTCCATTGAAATGGGTTCAGAATAAAAGATAGCTTAgctccactttgtacttatagagtaggtgtagggtattatacagtcggcatcgtccgacttttgcctttccttactgtttatTAAGAAACTTTTTTCGAATatctcaaatatttttctttaacaaaattttttcgtttttttttctcttatcaTTTCAGTTACCCTCTGTGGAACCCTTCAAAATGGACGAATTGGGCCTGCAGCTGACCGATGGACCCCAAGGCTATAAAATTACtttgaaaaatatcgaagtTTTTGGTGCCAGTAACTTTGCTGTAAAATCAATGAAACTAAGTGAAAACGGTGAACCTTTCAAGGCTACCATTTTTATGCCCAAATTGAAGATTGAAGCCAAATATACCAGCTCTGGTGTACTTCTGATTATTCCCGCTTCAGGAGGTGGAGATTTTCATGCAGTGTTTGGTatgtattcaaaaattttagaaactAAAAGTTTcctaaagttttattttttttatttcataatttcCAGAGGGCTGCAAAGCTGAAATCACCGGCAAGGTATCAACTCCTGTGAGAAATGGTTTGACCTACCTGCATGTGGATGCCTTGGGTATTGTTTTGGATATGGAAAAGGCcagcatgaaaatttcaaatgcctTCAGAAATAATCCAATTTTGTGTAAGTTGAAATTATTTTGTAATAGAGAAAAACTGTGTGGATCGGG
This Stomoxys calcitrans chromosome 2, idStoCalc2.1, whole genome shotgun sequence DNA region includes the following protein-coding sequences:
- the LOC106081087 gene encoding protein takeout, with amino-acid sequence MWKIIVCLAAFQVILAQQAGEVPDYIKPCHRDDPDLLRCFMNSLEHVKPYIAKGIPEIELPSVEPFKMDELGLQLTDGPQGYKITLKNIEVFGASNFAVKSMKLSENGEPFKATIFMPKLKIEAKYTSSGVLLIIPASGGGDFHAVFEGCKAEITGKVSTPVRNGLTYLHVDALGIVLDMEKASMKISNAFRNNPILLEATNLFLRDNARIVLEAMQPQMQKKLANEFGKLANQFLKHVPRDWFYL